AGCCATAGCCCTCGTCAGTATGGCTATCCATTTCAAAGCTGGACAGCACAATGGTTAAGCAAACATTTAGTAAGTGAACTGGGGATTGAAATTACCGAACGCCATGTCAGCCGTCTGCTCAAAAAAATGGGATTGTCTACCCAACAAAAAAATAATAGCCTCAAACAACAAACTGACGATATCCAAGATTCTGAAATTACAATTTGTGATTTGCAATTGCCTTTTGAGGCTAGTTTTAATTGGTCTTTAAATTTTGTTAACACCACGTAGTAATTCTAGTATTCTAGTTAATAAATTTTCCTCCAGATGGAATTATTTTTGACTCACTTACGAATTTTTACGCTGAAACTAAAAGGATTAGGCGTATTAACGCACCTGTTTAGGTATTTTACCTGCATGGGTGCTTTTTTTTGTAAAAAGGAATCTAGAGAAAATTAAATATTAAATATGTACTATTATGGTAATTTCTTATTAAGATTTAGATTAAATATTTAATTTATTTTTAATCCAAAAGCAGTAATTGTATATTGGTTTTTTATGACTTTTGGATAATTTATTATCTAGCAATTACGTTTATAAATAAAAGTATAGGTATTACATGCTTATGTTTTTTAGATATGTATGTTTGTAATACCTCTATAGCAAAAATGAGGGTAACAATTATGTCAGTTCAATTGATCGAAGCCGAGTTACTTGAGGAGCTTTCTACAGAAGAGCAAGAGTTTCTATCTGGAGGACAACTCTACCTTCCTGCCAATCTTAGAGGCTTTCTAAGAGACAAAGAAGGCAAGAAGTATCCTGTTAGATTGAGCATTTTGGAACCTAGCCAGACAAGTTGAGGGATAAAGATCTAGTCATGGCTTCTAGCCTCAGCCGCAATCTGTTATTTCTTAACTGCTCGTAGTTAGCTAAACTTACGATTAGTGGGGTGGGAGAAAAAACTGATATAACTAGCTCTAAATAACTCTGATTTGAAGAGATATTAGACGCTTTAATCGATTGTCTCTAGATATTAAATCAACAGTCTAGAAACAAAAAGTAAGTGCTAGTAATAACATTTACCTTCCTCCTCTTCCCTCCATTCATTCAGATAAAAATAGGGTATATTTTCTGGTGTTTGACTCTTGCAAATTACTAGATTTTTATAAATTATCGACATACAAAATTAGGAAATATGAAATTTTTTATCTAGATTCCCAATTTCTCTAATTATTAATTACTGCAGTTTTAGCGATTACCCTTAAATCTTTGGAATAGGTGGTATGTTGCACTTGAGCTACAAATACCGAATCTATCCAAACCAGACTCAGGAACAGATGATGTTGAACTGGTTGGAGCAATGTCGCCGCGTTTACAACTACGCGCTAGCCGAGCGCAAAGACTGGATTAACTCGCGTACATGTGCAATTAATGCTTGCAGTATCCACTCGGAATACATCATTGCGGCTGATACACTTTATCCAAATTACTACACACAAAAACGCAATCTGACTCAAGCTAGAAACGAGATTCCCGAACTCAAAGCAGTTCATTCTCAGGTCTTGCAAGATGTATTAGGAGGACTCGAAAAGTCATTCTGTTTTATGCAAGAACGAGGATTTGGATTTCCTCGCTTCAAAAAATTTGGTCAGTATCGCTCTTTTCTGTTTCCGCAATTCACAGATAATCCCATCACTGGGCATCAAATCAAATTGCCCAAAATTGGTATGGTGTTAATTAACTTCCATCGCCCAATTCCAGAGGGATTTGCTGTCAAGCAAGTTAGGATTGTTCGCAAAGCATCGGGTTGGTATGCGATTGTTTTATTGCAAACAAATGTCTCTATTCCTGATATAATCCCACAAGGAAATTCCATCGGTATTGAGTTGGGATTAAAAAAGTTCTTGGCTGTATCAATGGGAAAGTTGGTGGAACATCCTCGTTGTTTTCTGAACTTGCAAAGCAAGCTGAAATGGCTGCAACGCAAACTGAAAAACAAACAGTGCGGCTCCCATAACTACCGTAAACAACAGCATAAAATTGCTAAATTGCATGAACACATTCACAATCTTCGTCGGGAGTTTCAGTTTGACATTGCTCATCAACTCTGCAACGGAGTTGGAATGATTTTTGCTCAAGATAGCAACCCGAAAGTTAATAGTTACGGAATGCAGCCAAACCAATTCCTAGAAATT
The Gloeotrichia echinulata CP02 DNA segment above includes these coding regions:
- a CDS encoding transposase, which encodes MLHLSYKYRIYPNQTQEQMMLNWLEQCRRVYNYALAERKDWINSRTCAINACSIHSEYIIAADTLYPNYYTQKRNLTQARNEIPELKAVHSQVLQDVLGGLEKSFCFMQERGFGFPRFKKFGQYRSFLFPQFTDNPITGHQIKLPKIGMVLINFHRPIPEGFAVKQVRIVRKASGWYAIVLLQTNVSIPDIIPQGNSIGIELGLKKFLAVSMGKLVEHPRCFLNLQSKLKWLQRKLKNKQCGSHNYRKQQHKIAKLHEHIHNLRREFQFDIAHQLCNGVGMIFAQDSNPKVNSYGMQPNQFLEILQWVCFKRGVFFLKVDSKQTSQICPNCGARSGKKHSQNLRTDRKETEFFNINSTWKREFLVNEFDFYCSECGYTTDRDVAAAQVVEQRGLAAVGYMVKVPVEASASALR